One Carassius auratus strain Wakin chromosome 3, ASM336829v1, whole genome shotgun sequence genomic region harbors:
- the LOC113042240 gene encoding repressor of yield of DENV protein homolog produces the protein MSRIQEEVELEKSVRRLRERFHGLVEIDKAVVLMRRYENNHRMVAMCIALMEDNERELDEEDMSALNNDPVAKNVVMKLRADEKQQEEKPAQPPGSSGASQPAHVTAKKKPNDDTDIAELRTRLRVLPLTEENKRMFDQAQANQIPSVIHQFACESCDKDWWRRVPQRKRVSRCHRCKKKYDPVPANKMWGWAEFTCPNCLRNFNGFGRMDGRSPCYGCRSAIYPTKIIPPKKRSMVPGPRRRNQHSCLAEDCYNRMEPHVPGTECVHPHSRQKNRKPRVVYPSPAHISSGSTVNTCLSQGSLIESINELILDDIEEESDEDSDSST, from the exons ATGAGCCGAATACAGGAAGAAGTAGAG TTGGAAAAAAGTGTCAGGCGACTGAGAGAGAGGTTTCATGGACTTGTTGAAATTGACAAGGCTGTAGTGCTCATGAGACGCTATGAAAACAATCATCGTATGGTTGCAATGTGTATCGCCCTGATGGAAGACAATGAGAGGG AGCTGGACGAGGAAGACATGTCAGCTTTGAATAATGACCCTGTAGCTAAG AACGTGGTTATGAAACTCAGAGCTGATGAAAAACAACAG GAAGAAAAACCTGCCCAGCCACCTGGATCCAGTGGTGCCAGTCAACCAGCACAC GTAACAGCCAAGAAAAAGCCCAATGATGACACTGATATAGCG GAGCTCAGGACGCGTCTACGAGTTCTGCCGTTAACAGAGGAGAACAAACGAATGTTTGACCAGGCTCAGGCAAACCAAATCCCTTCTGTCATTCATCAGTTTGCCTGCGAGTCATGTGACAAGGACTGGTGGCGACGTGTGCCTCAGAGGAAAAGG GTGTCACGTTGTCATCGATGCAAAAAGAAGTATGACCCTGTGCCAGCCAACAAAATGTGGGGTTGGGCAGAGTTTACCTGCCCAAACTGCTTACGGAACTTCAA TGGCTTTGGTCGAATGGATGGACGTTCCCCATGTTACGGCTGTCGCTCAGCCATTTACCCCACAAAGATTATACCACCCAAGAAGAGAAGCATGGTGCCTGGGCCTAGAAGAAGAAATCAGCACAGCTGTCTTGCTGAAGACTGTTATAATCGAATGG AGCCCCATGTTCCTGGTACCGAATGCGTTCACCCACATAGCAGACAGAAGAACAGGAAGCCACGTGTGGTTTACCCCAGCCCCGCTCACATCAGCAGCGGATCCACTGTCAACACCTGTCTGAGTCAGGGCAGTCTGATAGAGAGCATCAACGAGCTCATTCTAGATGACATCGAAGAAGAGTCTGATGAAGATTCTGACAGCAGCACCTGA
- the LOC113041421 gene encoding heme-binding protein 2-like isoform X2, with protein sequence MICLTGVIVLLFTVTVNARVGFSSESSYCTETKECFLFDLVCAGKDYEVRHYGAAKWVTTEAESYFMEMATARAFRKLYKYITGENEAGAKIDMTAPVIVKVIESASKWQSSVYVLSFLLPSNYQASPPKPTDPSIYFTDTPDMKVYVKSYGGWMMSVVARSQAQSLKTSLDNVQATYETGYYYNVGYNSPMKIMNRHNEAWYIVKGEPVCPKTE encoded by the exons AT gatTTGCCTGACAGGAGTGATTGTGCTGCTCTTTACAGTGACTGTAAATGCAAGAGTTGG GTTCTCCAGTGAATCCAGTTACTGCACTGAGACAAAGGAATGTTTTCTGTTCGACTTGGTTTGTGCAGGAAAAGATTATGAG GTACGGCACTATGGTGCTGCCAAGTGGGTGACCACAGAAGCTGAATCCTATTTCATGGAAATGGCAACTGCAAGAGCATTCAGGAAACTTTATAAATACATCACTGGAGAAAATGAGGCTG GTGCAAAGATTGACATGACTGCTCCAGTGATTGTTAAAGTCATTGAGAGCGCGAGCAAGTGGCAGTCATCAGTCTATGTTCTCAGCTTCCTCCTGCCCTCCAACTACCAGGCCAGTCCACCCAAACCTACCGATCCATCT ATATATTTTACAGACACTCCAGATATGAAAGTATATGTCAAAAGCTACGGGGGCTGGATGATGTCAGTTGTGGCCAGATCGCAGGCCCAGAGTCTGAAGACATCGCTGGACAATGTACAGGCTACATATGAGACAGGATACTACTATAATGTCGGCTATAACAG cccAATGAAGATTATGAACAGGCACAATGAGGCATGGTATATTGTCAAGGGTGAGCCTGTGTGTCCTAAGACTGAATAA
- the LOC113041421 gene encoding heme-binding protein 2-like isoform X1 has translation MICLTGVIVLLFTVTVNARVGFSSESSYCTETKECFLFDLVCAGKDYEVRHYGAAKWVTTEAESYFMEMATARAFRKLYKYITGENEAGAKIDMTAPVIVKVIESASKWQSSVYVLSFLLPSNYQASPPKPTDPSIYFTDTPDMKVYVKSYGGWMMSVVARSQAQSLKTSLDNVQATYETGYYYNVGYNRCAQLVDETSFLPITFFNFCNSYVFLLCVCVCVSAQ, from the exons AT gatTTGCCTGACAGGAGTGATTGTGCTGCTCTTTACAGTGACTGTAAATGCAAGAGTTGG GTTCTCCAGTGAATCCAGTTACTGCACTGAGACAAAGGAATGTTTTCTGTTCGACTTGGTTTGTGCAGGAAAAGATTATGAG GTACGGCACTATGGTGCTGCCAAGTGGGTGACCACAGAAGCTGAATCCTATTTCATGGAAATGGCAACTGCAAGAGCATTCAGGAAACTTTATAAATACATCACTGGAGAAAATGAGGCTG GTGCAAAGATTGACATGACTGCTCCAGTGATTGTTAAAGTCATTGAGAGCGCGAGCAAGTGGCAGTCATCAGTCTATGTTCTCAGCTTCCTCCTGCCCTCCAACTACCAGGCCAGTCCACCCAAACCTACCGATCCATCT ATATATTTTACAGACACTCCAGATATGAAAGTATATGTCAAAAGCTACGGGGGCTGGATGATGTCAGTTGTGGCCAGATCGCAGGCCCAGAGTCTGAAGACATCGCTGGACAATGTACAGGCTACATATGAGACAGGATACTACTATAATGTCGGCTATAACAGGTGCGCGCAGCTTGTAGATGAGACCTCCTTTCTGCCAATAACAttctttaatttctgtaattcttatgtttttttattgtgtgtgtgtgtgtgtgtttcagcccAATGA
- the LOC113042276 gene encoding nuclear receptor subfamily 5 group A member 2-like, whose translation MNISDYPLDHPQPTAHHSAEYIQDLVSQEGPSTSQELKPDPDGRATQEEGCPVCGDRVSGYHYGLLTCESCKGFFKRSVQNNKRYSCADAQCCPMDPAQRKRCPYCRFQKCLAVGMKKEAVRADRMRGGRNKFGPLYRRDRHLKQQRGIYYQTNTAPYRVKFEGPQALVPTTPHDFHVLNPSPASLGSDHYHPPQPFHPSMSQSEFPMLLDCTMPRDRTLSDPSLPFHTLCYPGFQGYPPEKRELPFSYSSASVTPPAPISPTVLSTPAPTPTATLTPTSPPSSTPTPAQNLIPTSTPTPSSCFLKELLQAEPDEKQLCMRVLASLQKEQACRGKHDCLNTFSIMCKMADQTLFGLVEWARNSTLFKELKVEDQMVLLQSCWSELLVLDYLCRQVAYGRGGSICLITGQQIEVSTILSQAGATLSSLVSRTQDLVSKLRSLQLDREEFVCLKYLVLFNPDIKSVLDQRQVEQTQERVNKALMDHTMQTHPGHPDKFGQLLLRLPEVRSISLQVEEYLYQRHLLGDLPCNSLLTEMLHAKHT comes from the exons ATGAACATCTCAGACTACCCCTTGGATCACCCCCAGCCCACAGCCCACCACTCTGCCGAGTACATACAGGACCTTGTGTCACAAGAGGGACCATCGACAT CTCAGGAGTTAAAGCCAGACCCAGACGGTAGGGCAACTCAAGAAGAGGGCTGTCCCGTGTGTGGTGACCGGGTGTCAGGATATCACTACGGTCTACTCACCTGTGAGAGCTGTAAG GGCTTTTTTAAGCGCTCTGTACAGAACAACAAGCGCTATTCATGTGCAGACGCACAGTGCTGCCCCATGGACCCAGCCCAGAGGAAACGATGCCCTTACTGCCGCTTTCAGAAATGTCTAGCTGTTGGCATGAAGAAAGAAG CTGTACGTGCGGACAGAATGAGAGGTGGCCGAAACAAGTTTGGACCTCTATACCGACGGGACAGGCATCTGAAACAGCAAAGGGGGATCTACTACCAGACGAACACTGCCCCCTACAGGGTCAAATTTGAGGGACCACAAGCACTGGTACCTACCACGCCTCATGATTTTCATGTCCTCAACCCCTCCCCTGCGTCTCTTGGCTCTGACCATTACCATCCACCTCAGCCCTTTCATCCCAGCATGAGCCAGTCCGAGTTTCCCATGCTGTTGGACTGCACCATGCCCAGAGACCGGACACTGTCTGATCCATCCCTACCTTTCCATACACTGTGCTATCCAGGCTTCCAAGGATATCCTCCTGAGAAAAGAGAGCTCCCCTTTAGCTATAGCTCTGCTTCGGTGACACCCCCTGCTCCAATCTCTCCTACTGTTCTCTCCACACCTGCACCTACACCCACTGCTACACTCACGCCAACCTCACCTCCAAGCTCCACTCCAACTCCAGCACAGAACCTGATACCCACTTCAACGCCAACCCCTAGTTCATGCTTCCTAAAAGAGCTCCTACAGGCTGAGCCAGATGAGAAGCAGCTCTGCATGCGGGTGTTAGCAAGCCTCCAAAAAGAACAGGCCTGCCGCGGAAAACATGACTGCCTCAACACCTTCAGCATCATGTGCAAAATGGCTGACCAGACTTTGTTTGGACTGGTGGAGTGGGCAAGAAACAGCACACTGTTCAAGGAGCTCAAG GTGGAGGATCAAATGGTGTTACTGCAGAGCTGCTGGAGTGAGCTTCTTGTTCTGGATTACTTATGTAGGCAGGTGGCTTATGGGAGAGGTGGCAGCATCTGTCTGATTACTGGACAACAG ATTGAAGTATCAACCATCCTCAGTCAGGCTGGAGCAACTCTTAGTAGTTTGGTGTCCAGAACCCAGGACCTTGTCTCCAAGCTTAGGTCACTACAGCTAGACAGAGAGGAGTTTGTGTGTCTCAAATATCTGGTTCTCTTCAATCCAG ACATTAAATCAGTACTGGACCAAAGGCAGGTAGAACAAACTCAAGAGCGTGTAAACAAGGCTTTGATGGACCACACTATGCAAACCCACCCAGGTCACCCTGACAAGTTTGGACAACTGTTGCTCCGTCTACCCGAGGTGCGCAGTATCAGCCTACAGGTGGAGGAATACCTGtatcagcgccacctgctgggaGATTTGCCATGCAACTCATTGCTGACTGAAATGCTTCATGCCAAGCACACATGA